In Flavobacterium gelatinilyticum, a genomic segment contains:
- a CDS encoding RBBP9/YdeN family alpha/beta hydrolase, whose translation METQLLILPGLGNSGEKHWQTFWHEKFKNSIRLVQDNWDEPVREDWIARLNETVLKLESPTILVAHSLAVSLVLHWAENNSNKNIIGALLVAPADVDSPEHTPDSIRNFSPMPLYTLPFPSIVVASENDPYALFERKKYFAEKWGSDFINVGLQGHINSDSDLKYWEEGQEILKQLIEKIS comes from the coding sequence ATGGAGACACAACTATTAATTTTACCAGGACTGGGAAACTCAGGCGAAAAACACTGGCAGACCTTTTGGCATGAGAAATTCAAAAACTCAATTCGTTTAGTACAGGACAACTGGGATGAGCCGGTTCGCGAAGACTGGATCGCCCGCTTAAACGAAACGGTATTAAAACTGGAAAGTCCAACTATTTTAGTAGCGCACAGTCTGGCAGTTTCTTTAGTACTGCACTGGGCCGAAAACAATAGCAATAAAAATATAATTGGCGCTTTATTAGTAGCTCCTGCGGATGTTGATTCACCAGAACATACTCCGGATAGTATCCGAAATTTTTCACCAATGCCTTTGTACACGCTTCCGTTCCCGTCGATAGTTGTAGCAAGCGAAAATGATCCTTACGCCTTATTTGAAAGAAAAAAATATTTTGCCGAAAAATGGGGAAGCGATTTTATAAACGTAGGCCTACAAGGACACATCAACTCTGATTCTGATTTGAAATATTGGGAAGAAGGACAGGAAATTTTGAAGCAGCTTATTGAAAAGATTAGTTAA
- a CDS encoding tRNA-binding protein yields the protein MDLTWSEFERTDMRVGTIVEVNDFPEARKPAYQLTIDFGSEIGIRKSSAQITKRYKKEDLVNRQIVAVVNFPKKQIGKFMSECLVLGAVGEEGDVILLAPDFKIENGLRIG from the coding sequence ATGGATTTAACCTGGAGCGAGTTCGAAAGAACCGATATGCGAGTGGGAACAATTGTAGAGGTAAATGATTTTCCCGAAGCCAGAAAACCGGCTTATCAGTTAACAATAGATTTCGGTTCCGAAATTGGAATCCGAAAATCATCGGCACAAATTACAAAACGCTATAAAAAAGAAGATTTGGTAAACCGACAAATCGTTGCAGTAGTAAACTTTCCGAAAAAACAAATAGGGAAATTCATGAGCGAATGTCTGGTTCTTGGTGCTGTAGGCGAGGAGGGAGATGTAATTTTATTAGCTCCTGATTTTAAAATTGAAAATGGACTTAGGATTGGATAG
- a CDS encoding thioredoxin family protein produces MARTNSNMIPLGTIAPEFYLKDTNSNNTYSFEDLKGSKGTLVVFMCNHCPFVLHVINEIVMIANDYRVQGLGIIAVSSNDVEKYPEDSPELMTEFALQNRIDFPYLYDENQETAKAYDAACTPDFYLFDSQNRLFYRGQLDDSRPGNGIPLSGTDLRNAIDALIYNRTLSEIQKPSIGCNIKWK; encoded by the coding sequence ATGGCACGTACAAATTCAAATATGATTCCGCTTGGAACAATTGCTCCGGAGTTTTACCTGAAAGACACCAATTCAAACAATACCTATTCGTTTGAAGATTTAAAAGGATCAAAAGGTACTCTTGTTGTTTTTATGTGTAACCATTGTCCGTTTGTGCTTCATGTTATCAATGAAATTGTGATGATCGCCAATGATTATCGTGTTCAGGGATTGGGCATTATTGCTGTTTCGAGCAACGATGTCGAAAAATATCCTGAAGATTCACCGGAATTAATGACTGAATTTGCTTTGCAAAACAGAATCGACTTTCCGTATTTATATGATGAAAACCAGGAAACAGCAAAAGCGTATGATGCAGCCTGTACCCCTGATTTCTATTTATTTGACAGTCAGAACAGATTATTCTACAGAGGACAGCTGGACGATTCCAGACCCGGAAACGGAATCCCTTTAAGCGGAACTGATTTAAGAAATGCAATAGACGCATTGATTTACAATCGTACATTAAGCGAGATCCAAAAACCAAGTATTGGGTGCAATATTAAATGGAAATAG
- a CDS encoding alpha/beta fold hydrolase: protein MENNIINPETSLRDLDFNIHQQNTDKYIETATNVKLYVKDYGKGKPVILIHGWPLSNEMWEYQIDFLVQNNFRVIAYDRRGFGKSSQPWNGYDYDTLTDDLSEIINQLQLENVTLVGFSMGGGEVVRYFSRHHGKGVEKAALISSIIPFLLKTEDNPEGRPKEKSEATAASINEDRIGFLDNFGKIFFGVNIINKPLSTALLEYYRNLCSAASPRATLKCAESLNTTDFRDELHTINVPTLIIHGNDDKNVPLEVSSEKTAKAIKNNTFIVYEGAPHGLFYTEKDRLNRDLVDFLNS from the coding sequence ATGGAAAACAATATCATTAATCCGGAAACATCTCTGCGAGATTTAGACTTTAATATTCACCAGCAAAATACAGATAAATACATAGAAACAGCCACAAACGTAAAACTTTATGTAAAGGATTATGGAAAAGGAAAACCGGTAATTTTAATTCATGGATGGCCTCTTTCTAACGAAATGTGGGAATATCAAATTGACTTTTTGGTACAAAATAATTTCAGGGTAATTGCTTATGACCGCCGCGGTTTTGGCAAATCGTCACAGCCATGGAACGGATATGATTATGATACCCTTACAGATGATTTGAGCGAAATCATCAATCAGCTGCAATTAGAAAATGTTACTTTAGTAGGTTTTTCTATGGGAGGCGGCGAAGTAGTTCGTTACTTTAGCAGGCATCATGGAAAAGGTGTTGAGAAAGCAGCTTTAATTTCTTCTATAATTCCATTTTTATTAAAAACCGAAGATAATCCGGAAGGACGTCCAAAAGAAAAGAGTGAAGCAACAGCAGCTTCTATAAACGAAGACCGAATTGGCTTTTTGGATAATTTTGGCAAAATATTTTTTGGAGTTAACATCATCAACAAACCTTTAAGTACAGCATTATTAGAATATTACAGAAATTTATGTTCTGCAGCTTCACCAAGAGCAACATTAAAATGTGCAGAATCTTTAAATACGACCGATTTTAGAGATGAACTTCATACCATTAACGTTCCTACTTTAATAATTCATGGAAACGATGATAAAAATGTACCGCTTGAAGTGAGCTCAGAAAAAACAGCCAAAGCAATCAAAAACAACACTTTCATAGTTTATGAAGGAGCACCTCATGGTTTGTTTTATACTGAAAAAGACAGGCTGAACAGGGATTTAGTTGACTTTTTGAATTCATAA